A stretch of Streptococcus chenjunshii DNA encodes these proteins:
- the rpsT gene encoding 30S ribosomal protein S20 yields MEVKLLANIKSAIKRAELNVKQNKRNTAQKSAMRTAIKAFEANPTEELYRAASSSIDKAKSKGLIHKNKASRDKARLARKLAN; encoded by the coding sequence TTGGAGGTGAAACTATTGGCAAACATCAAATCAGCTATCAAACGTGCCGAGCTTAATGTGAAGCAAAATAAGAGAAACACAGCTCAAAAATCAGCTATGCGTACAGCTATCAAAGCGTTTGAGGCTAATCCGACTGAAGAGCTTTATCGTGCTGCTTCTTCAAGTATCGATAAGGCAAAGTCAAAAGGCTTGATTCATAAAAATAAAGCAAGCCGTGACAAAGCACGCCTTGCCCGTAAACTAGCTAATTAA
- the coaA gene encoding type I pantothenate kinase, with the protein MTREFINFEKISRQSWQELHQKTKPLLTEAELESIKSLNDHISIQDVIDVYLPLISLIQIYKRAQENLSFSKSIFLKKDVSSKPFIIGISGSVAVGKSTTSRLLQLLLSRTFRTSKVEMVTTDGFLYPNARLTERNLLDRKGFPESYDMELLLNFLDTVKNKAEAQIPVYSHEIYDIVPNEKQVIQSPDFLILEGINVFQNQQNNRLYMSDYFDFSIYIDAENHNIEKWYLERFASLLELAKNDAGNYYHRFTLMPHEKAMQFAQNIWQTVNLVNLEKYIEPTRNRAELILHKAADHMIDEIYLKK; encoded by the coding sequence ATGACTAGGGAATTTATTAATTTTGAAAAAATTTCCCGCCAATCCTGGCAGGAACTGCATCAAAAAACCAAACCTCTGCTTACAGAAGCAGAACTAGAATCCATAAAAAGTCTAAATGACCATATCAGTATCCAAGATGTCATAGATGTTTATCTGCCTTTAATCAGTCTCATTCAAATTTACAAGAGAGCACAGGAAAATCTTTCCTTTTCCAAAAGTATTTTTTTAAAAAAGGATGTCAGCAGCAAGCCCTTTATTATAGGCATATCCGGTTCTGTTGCTGTCGGAAAATCGACAACCAGCCGCCTGCTTCAGCTCCTCCTTTCCAGAACTTTCAGGACAAGCAAAGTTGAAATGGTAACGACCGATGGCTTTCTTTATCCTAACGCCAGGCTGACTGAGCGCAATCTTTTGGACCGCAAAGGTTTTCCAGAATCCTATGACATGGAATTGCTGCTAAATTTTCTTGATACAGTCAAAAATAAGGCAGAAGCTCAAATTCCAGTCTATTCCCATGAAATTTATGATATTGTACCAAATGAAAAACAAGTTATTCAAAGTCCGGATTTTCTTATCCTTGAAGGAATTAATGTTTTCCAGAACCAGCAGAACAACCGGCTTTATATGAGTGACTATTTTGACTTCTCCATTTATATTGACGCCGAAAATCATAATATTGAAAAATGGTATTTGGAACGGTTTGCTAGTCTTCTGGAGCTGGCAAAAAATGATGCTGGTAATTATTATCACCGCTTCACCCTTATGCCGCATGAAAAAGCTATGCAGTTTGCCCAGAATATTTGGCAGACAGTCAATCTGGTTAACTTAGAAAAGTATATCGAGCCGACCCGCAACCGCGCTGAACTCATTTTGCATAAGGCGGCAGACCACATGATCGATGAAATTTACCTCAAGAAATAA
- a CDS encoding response regulator transcription factor codes for MIKILLVEDDLSLSNSVFDFLDDFADVMQVFDGEEGLYEAESGVYDLILLDLMLPEKNGFQVLKELRDKGITTPVLIMTAKEGLDDKGHGFELGADDYLTKPFYLEELKMRIQALLKRSGKFNEKILSYGELSVDTSTNTTLVQGQEVELLGKEFDLLVYFLQNKNVILPKSQIFDRIWGFDSDTTISVVEVYVSKIRKKLKGTRFADHLQTLRSVGYILKNAE; via the coding sequence ATGATTAAGATATTGCTTGTGGAAGATGATTTGAGCTTGTCTAACTCGGTTTTTGACTTTCTGGATGATTTTGCGGATGTGATGCAGGTTTTCGATGGAGAAGAAGGTCTTTATGAGGCTGAGAGTGGTGTTTATGATCTTATTTTGCTGGATTTGATGCTGCCGGAAAAAAATGGTTTCCAAGTGTTAAAAGAACTGAGGGATAAGGGAATCACAACTCCAGTTCTTATTATGACCGCTAAAGAAGGCCTTGATGATAAGGGGCATGGATTTGAACTTGGAGCCGATGACTATCTGACAAAACCTTTTTATCTTGAGGAACTAAAAATGCGAATTCAAGCACTTTTAAAACGTTCGGGAAAGTTTAATGAAAAGATTCTTTCTTACGGAGAACTTTCAGTGGATACATCGACAAATACGACTCTTGTTCAGGGACAGGAAGTAGAGCTGCTTGGTAAAGAGTTTGATTTGCTGGTTTATTTTCTGCAAAATAAGAATGTTATCCTGCCTAAATCACAGATTTTCGATCGCATCTGGGGATTTGACAGCGATACAACCATTTCAGTTGTAGAAGTGTATGTTTCAAAAATTCGGAAAAAGTTAAAGGGAACACGTTTTGCTGATCATTTGCAGACACTGCGCAGTGTGGGGTATATTCTGAAAAATGCTGAGTAA
- the phoU gene encoding phosphate signaling complex protein PhoU — translation MLRTKFDEELEKLHNQFYSMGIEVAGQINKTVRAFVSHDRELAKEVIEEDEVINELETKLERKSLEMIALQQPVSHDLRTVITVLKASSDIERMGDHASSIAKATIRMKGEERITVVEEKISEMGKAVKHMVEDALNAYIQGDDKKAYEIAASDEIIDNHFIDIQNLAVEEIRKFPDAVFAGKEYFQVLMYLERIGDYARNICEWIVYLKTGKIVEL, via the coding sequence ATGTTAAGAACAAAGTTTGATGAAGAATTAGAAAAACTGCACAATCAGTTTTATTCAATGGGGATAGAAGTTGCCGGACAGATTAACAAAACAGTCCGAGCTTTTGTCAGTCACGATCGCGAACTGGCAAAAGAAGTGATCGAAGAAGATGAAGTTATTAATGAACTTGAAACGAAACTGGAAAGAAAATCTCTGGAAATGATTGCTTTGCAGCAGCCGGTTTCTCATGATTTACGGACGGTTATTACTGTGCTGAAAGCTTCGAGCGATATTGAACGCATGGGGGACCACGCTTCCTCTATTGCCAAAGCGACTATTCGGATGAAGGGTGAAGAGAGAATTACGGTTGTTGAAGAAAAAATCAGTGAAATGGGCAAGGCAGTGAAACACATGGTGGAAGATGCGCTGAATGCTTATATTCAGGGAGATGATAAAAAGGCCTATGAAATTGCCGCTTCCGATGAAATCATTGATAACCATTTTATTGATATTCAGAATTTAGCTGTTGAGGAAATCCGCAAGTTTCCTGATGCCGTTTTTGCCGGTAAAGAATATTTTCAGGTGTTGATGTACTTAGAACGTATTGGTGATTATGCCCGCAATATCTGCGAATGGATTGTTTATCTCAAAACTGGTAAAATTGTTGAATTATGA
- a CDS encoding M1 family metallopeptidase, with the protein METVEHFVEKFIPENYNIFLDINRKEKRFSGNVAISGEALDNTISFHQKNLTITAILLDNAPLVFETDPDHEAVHVQLPETGSMTLVLEFSGQITDNMTGMYPSYYTVDGVQKEVISTQFESHFAREVFPSIDEPEAKATFNLSLKFDQEEEEIVLANMPEINVDLRQETGLWTFETTPRMSPYLLAFALGDLQKLSAKTQKGTEVGIFATKAHSAQSLEFALDIAVRVIDFYEDYYGIPYPLPQSNHLALPDFSAGAMENWGLVTYREVYLLVDENSTVKSRQNVALVIAHELAHQWFGNLVTMKWWDDLWLNESFANMMEYVAIDAIEPDWNIFEDFQTTGVPLALKRDATDGVQSVHVDVNHPDEINTLFDPAIVYAKGSRLMHMLRRWLGDEKFAAGLNSYFDKHQYGNTVGRDLWEALAGAADRDVAAFMDAWLEQPGYPLLTAEVANDRLILTQKQFFVGDHQDKGRIWPIPLNSNWQGLPDTLAEEKVEIPNFKALAAQNEGALRFNTGNTAHYLTNYKGDLLTDLLDNWTDLETIAKSQLIQERRLLAESGEITYAELIPLLSRLTDETSYLVTSAINQVLTGMERFIDEGSQAEDDFKALVEKISWQNYARLGFEPKETDTDQDELVRQITITQILLADNPDAVAKAKEIFTAYKDKLEMIPASIRLSVLTNQVKTAETPELIESYLAAYKQTNDGNFRHQLAVALANTKSQATVQRILSELKNKDLVKPQDLAMSWYYPFLTKEFTQEAFWTWARENWNWIKDALGGDMSFDKFVIYPANVFKTPERLEEYRIFFEPQLSDLAISRNIAMGIKEISARVALIEKEKAAVEQAIHAVR; encoded by the coding sequence ATGGAAACTGTAGAACACTTTGTTGAAAAGTTCATACCTGAAAATTATAATATTTTCCTAGACATCAACCGCAAAGAGAAACGCTTCTCAGGAAATGTTGCTATCAGCGGAGAAGCATTAGACAATACCATTTCCTTTCATCAAAAAAATCTGACTATTACAGCTATTCTTCTGGATAACGCTCCCTTAGTATTCGAAACGGATCCTGATCATGAAGCGGTTCATGTTCAGCTGCCTGAAACCGGGAGCATGACCCTTGTTCTCGAGTTTTCAGGACAAATTACAGATAATATGACCGGCATGTACCCCTCTTATTATACGGTCGATGGGGTTCAAAAAGAGGTTATTTCTACTCAATTCGAAAGTCATTTTGCACGTGAAGTCTTTCCAAGTATCGACGAGCCTGAAGCGAAAGCAACCTTTAATCTGAGTCTTAAGTTTGATCAGGAGGAAGAAGAAATAGTGCTGGCAAATATGCCGGAAATCAATGTCGATTTGCGGCAGGAAACCGGCTTATGGACCTTTGAAACGACACCGCGGATGTCTCCTTACTTGTTGGCTTTCGCTCTCGGTGATCTGCAAAAATTGAGCGCTAAGACACAGAAAGGAACAGAAGTAGGGATTTTCGCTACCAAAGCGCACTCCGCTCAGTCTCTGGAATTTGCTCTCGATATTGCAGTTCGTGTTATTGATTTTTATGAGGATTATTATGGCATCCCTTATCCTCTGCCGCAGTCTAACCATCTTGCTTTGCCTGATTTTTCAGCAGGCGCTATGGAAAACTGGGGCTTGGTAACTTACCGTGAAGTTTACCTGCTGGTCGATGAAAATTCAACGGTCAAAAGCCGGCAGAATGTTGCTTTAGTTATTGCGCATGAATTGGCTCACCAGTGGTTTGGCAATCTTGTCACAATGAAATGGTGGGATGATCTGTGGCTCAATGAAAGTTTCGCCAATATGATGGAGTATGTGGCAATAGATGCTATTGAACCTGACTGGAATATTTTTGAAGATTTTCAGACAACCGGTGTTCCGCTTGCTTTAAAACGAGATGCAACTGATGGTGTACAGTCTGTTCATGTTGACGTTAACCACCCAGATGAAATTAACACGCTTTTTGACCCTGCAATTGTTTATGCTAAAGGAAGCCGTTTGATGCATATGCTCAGGCGCTGGCTGGGAGATGAGAAATTTGCTGCTGGCTTAAATAGTTACTTTGATAAGCATCAGTATGGCAATACAGTCGGCCGTGACCTTTGGGAAGCATTGGCAGGGGCAGCAGACCGAGATGTTGCTGCTTTCATGGACGCCTGGCTGGAGCAGCCCGGCTACCCTTTGCTTACCGCTGAGGTAGCCAATGACCGTCTGATTCTCACCCAAAAGCAGTTTTTTGTTGGTGACCACCAAGACAAGGGACGTATTTGGCCTATTCCGCTCAATAGTAATTGGCAAGGTCTGCCCGATACCTTAGCTGAAGAAAAGGTTGAAATTCCTAACTTTAAAGCACTGGCTGCACAAAACGAGGGTGCTTTGCGCTTCAATACGGGGAATACAGCACATTATCTGACTAATTATAAAGGCGATTTACTTACCGATCTTTTGGATAACTGGACTGATTTAGAAACGATTGCTAAGTCACAGCTTATTCAGGAAAGGCGTCTCTTAGCAGAAAGCGGTGAGATAACTTATGCTGAGCTCATCCCGCTCTTAAGCCGATTGACTGATGAAACATCTTATCTTGTCACATCAGCAATTAATCAGGTACTGACAGGAATGGAGCGTTTTATCGATGAAGGCAGTCAGGCAGAGGATGATTTTAAGGCTTTGGTTGAAAAAATTTCCTGGCAAAATTATGCTCGTTTAGGTTTTGAACCAAAAGAAACCGATACTGATCAAGATGAATTAGTGCGTCAAATCACTATCACTCAGATTCTTCTGGCTGATAATCCAGATGCTGTCGCTAAAGCAAAGGAAATATTTACCGCTTATAAAGATAAACTTGAGATGATTCCAGCATCAATTCGCTTGTCCGTCTTGACTAATCAGGTGAAGACGGCCGAGACACCTGAGTTGATTGAATCTTACTTGGCAGCTTACAAGCAGACCAATGATGGTAATTTCCGCCATCAACTAGCAGTGGCTTTAGCAAATACAAAATCACAGGCTACTGTGCAGAGGATTTTATCTGAATTGAAAAATAAAGACCTCGTGAAGCCCCAAGATTTGGCTATGAGTTGGTATTATCCATTTTTGACCAAAGAATTTACGCAAGAAGCATTTTGGACCTGGGCCAGAGAAAACTGGAACTGGATTAAGGATGCTCTTGGCGGAGATATGAGTTTTGACAAGTTCGTGATCTATCCGGCAAACGTGTTTAAAACACCGGAACGTTTAGAAGAGTATCGTATTTTCTTTGAACCGCAGTTGAGCGATCTAGCTATCAGCAGAAATATTGCAATGGGCATCAAAGAAATTTCTGCACGGGTTGCCTTAATTGAAAAAGAAAAAGCTGCTGTTGAACAAGCTATTCATGCAGTACGCTGA
- the pstC gene encoding phosphate ABC transporter permease subunit PstC, producing the protein MQNQELAKKLVSSSKNSRLEKFGKTITFLCLILIVFIVAMILIFVAQKGLSTFFVDKINPLKFLFGTQWQPNIKDAAGKPLLGALPMILGSFIVTILSALIATPFAIGAAVFMTEISPKYGAKILQPTVELLVGIPSVVYGFIGLQIIVPFVRSIFGGTGFGILSGVFVLFVMILPTVTFMTVDSLKAVPRHYKEASLAMGATRWQTIWRVILNAAKPGIFTAVVFGMARAFGEALAIQMVVGNSAVMPTSLTTPAATLTSVLTMGIGNTVMGTVENNVLWSLALVLLLMSLAFNTLIKMITREGKKNYAR; encoded by the coding sequence ATGCAAAATCAAGAACTTGCTAAAAAATTAGTGTCATCTTCTAAAAATTCCCGCTTAGAAAAGTTTGGAAAAACGATTACCTTTCTTTGTTTAATATTAATCGTCTTTATTGTCGCTATGATTTTAATTTTTGTGGCGCAAAAAGGTCTGTCAACCTTTTTTGTTGATAAAATCAATCCTCTTAAATTTCTTTTCGGAACTCAGTGGCAGCCTAATATTAAAGATGCTGCAGGCAAACCGTTATTGGGGGCCCTTCCTATGATTTTGGGTTCTTTCATCGTAACGATATTATCGGCCTTGATTGCTACGCCTTTTGCCATCGGCGCTGCTGTTTTTATGACAGAGATTTCGCCTAAGTACGGTGCTAAAATTTTACAGCCTACCGTCGAATTGCTGGTAGGCATCCCTTCTGTTGTTTATGGTTTTATCGGTCTGCAGATTATCGTTCCTTTTGTCCGGTCGATTTTTGGCGGGACAGGCTTTGGAATATTGTCAGGCGTTTTTGTCCTTTTCGTAATGATTTTACCTACTGTTACCTTTATGACTGTCGATAGTCTAAAAGCCGTCCCAAGACATTATAAGGAAGCCAGTCTTGCTATGGGAGCAACGCGCTGGCAGACTATTTGGCGGGTTATTTTAAATGCGGCCAAACCTGGTATTTTTACCGCTGTTGTTTTTGGAATGGCCCGCGCTTTCGGTGAAGCTTTGGCTATTCAAATGGTTGTCGGAAATTCTGCTGTTATGCCGACTTCTTTAACCACGCCGGCAGCAACTCTGACTTCAGTTTTAACCATGGGGATCGGCAACACTGTCATGGGAACTGTTGAAAATAATGTTCTTTGGTCTCTTGCTCTGGTATTACTGCTGATGAGTCTGGCGTTTAATACACTGATCAAAATGATTACAAGGGAAGGTAAGAAAAACTATGCACGCTAA
- the pstB gene encoding phosphate ABC transporter ATP-binding protein PstB: MAEYNWNEKHIITFPQDKIALETKDLHVYYGSNESIKGIDMQFEKNKITALIGPSGSGKSTYLRSLNRMNDTIDIARVTGQVLYEGIDVNRPEINVYEMRKHIGMVFQRPNPFAKSVYKNITFAHERAGIRDKNILDEIVETSLKQAALWDQVKDDLHKSALMLSGGQQQRLCIARAISVKPDILLMDEPASALDPIATMQLEETMFELRKDYTIIIVTHNMQQAARASDYTAFFYLGDLIEYDKTNDVFQNAKLRSTSDYVSGHFG; encoded by the coding sequence GTGGCTGAATATAATTGGAATGAAAAGCATATCATTACTTTTCCTCAGGATAAAATTGCTTTGGAAACAAAAGATCTGCATGTTTATTATGGCAGCAATGAGTCGATTAAAGGTATAGACATGCAGTTTGAAAAAAATAAAATTACGGCATTAATCGGCCCTTCGGGTTCAGGAAAATCGACCTATCTGCGCAGTCTGAACCGCATGAATGATACCATTGATATTGCCCGTGTTACAGGTCAGGTCCTTTATGAAGGGATTGATGTTAACCGGCCGGAAATCAATGTTTATGAAATGCGCAAGCATATCGGTATGGTGTTTCAAAGACCAAATCCTTTTGCTAAATCTGTTTATAAAAACATCACATTTGCTCATGAACGTGCTGGTATCAGAGACAAAAACATTTTGGACGAAATCGTTGAGACTTCCTTAAAACAGGCTGCTCTTTGGGACCAGGTCAAAGATGACCTGCACAAATCAGCTCTAATGCTTTCAGGCGGGCAGCAGCAGCGGCTTTGCATTGCCCGTGCTATTTCTGTAAAACCTGATATTCTTCTTATGGATGAACCGGCCTCTGCTCTTGATCCTATTGCAACCATGCAGCTGGAAGAAACGATGTTTGAATTGAGAAAAGACTACACCATTATCATTGTGACGCATAATATGCAGCAGGCTGCCCGAGCTAGTGACTATACGGCTTTCTTTTACCTGGGTGACTTGATTGAATATGATAAGACCAATGATGTCTTTCAAAATGCGAAATTGCGTTCTACCAGCGATTATGTTTCCGGACACTTTGGTTAG
- a CDS encoding sensor histidine kinase, with amino-acid sequence MLSKLKKKAESGDFTFFIHFFSVFTGIFLVMTVIILQVMRVGVYSSVDSNLQGAVANAEAYVSMTMSRTLLDELEDAFAGDSSSGGGSDESDFKLKPGTEVAANTSYIVYNSKGIILNNVNTFSGLQSLKLDSSKLGQVKEVAIENYSGHAEKYHTITVAVSSEDYPEVAYITIAINTTQLGDANSRYIKIIVVVMVIFWIISVLASVYLAKWSRKPILENYEKQKTFVENASHELRTPLAVLQNRLETLFRKPESTILENSENIASSLDEVRNMRILTTNLLNLARRDDGLTPEIKELSPEFFDDLFDSYSLIAEENHKVFTGINKVTRTVKTDETLLKQLLTILFDNAVKYTGQDGKIILTIRQSPDRHLLIQIADNGLGISDEDKKKIFDRFYRVDKARTRQSGGFGLGLSLAKQIVDSLKGTITVKDNPPQGTIFEVKL; translated from the coding sequence ATGCTGAGTAAATTAAAAAAGAAGGCGGAATCAGGGGATTTCACTTTCTTTATTCATTTTTTTTCTGTTTTCACCGGTATTTTTCTTGTGATGACAGTTATTATTTTACAAGTCATGCGGGTGGGAGTCTACTCTTCTGTAGACAGCAATCTGCAGGGGGCAGTAGCTAATGCAGAAGCTTATGTCTCTATGACTATGTCACGCACTCTTTTAGATGAACTGGAAGATGCCTTTGCAGGGGATTCGTCTTCGGGAGGTGGCAGCGATGAGAGCGATTTTAAGCTGAAGCCGGGAACGGAAGTGGCTGCAAATACAAGCTATATTGTTTATAACAGTAAGGGGATCATTTTAAATAATGTCAATACTTTTTCAGGACTGCAGTCTTTAAAACTCGACAGCAGTAAGCTGGGGCAGGTAAAAGAAGTAGCCATTGAAAACTACTCCGGACATGCTGAAAAGTACCACACCATTACAGTTGCAGTATCCAGCGAGGATTATCCTGAGGTTGCTTATATCACAATAGCCATTAATACAACCCAGTTAGGCGATGCCAATTCGCGCTATATCAAAATCATTGTCGTTGTTATGGTAATTTTTTGGATTATCTCAGTTTTAGCCAGTGTATATTTGGCCAAATGGAGCCGCAAACCTATTTTAGAAAACTATGAAAAACAAAAAACGTTTGTTGAAAACGCCAGCCATGAATTACGCACGCCGCTTGCTGTCTTACAGAACCGCTTAGAGACCTTGTTTAGAAAACCTGAATCAACAATTCTTGAGAACAGCGAAAACATTGCTTCAAGCCTCGATGAAGTACGAAATATGCGGATTTTGACAACTAATCTCCTGAATTTAGCCCGCAGAGATGATGGGCTGACGCCTGAAATAAAGGAGCTATCACCTGAATTTTTTGATGATCTTTTTGACAGTTACAGTTTGATTGCTGAAGAAAACCATAAAGTGTTTACTGGGATTAATAAAGTCACCAGAACAGTTAAAACAGATGAAACTCTTTTAAAACAGCTCCTTACCATCTTGTTTGATAATGCTGTTAAATATACAGGACAGGATGGCAAAATTATTTTGACCATAAGACAAAGTCCAGACCGTCACCTACTGATTCAGATTGCTGACAATGGTCTGGGAATCAGTGATGAGGATAAAAAGAAGATCTTTGACCGCTTTTACCGTGTCGATAAAGCCAGAACAAGGCAGAGCGGCGGCTTTGGTCTAGGCTTGTCTCTGGCCAAACAAATTGTGGATTCTCTGAAAGGCACTATCACAGTTAAAGACAATCCTCCGCAAGGGACCATCTTTGAAGTGAAACTATAA
- the pstB gene encoding phosphate ABC transporter ATP-binding protein PstB, with protein MTEPILKISDLSVYYNEKKALKNVSLDFYPNEITALIGPSGSGKSTLLRAINRMSDLNPEVTLTGSIEYNGHNIYSPRTDTVELRKEIGMVFQQPNPFPMTIYENVVYGLRLKGVKDKQVLDEAVESSLRGASIWEEVKDRLHDSALGLSGGQQQRVCIARVLATSAKVILLDEPTSALDPISAGKIEDTLYGLQDKYTMIVVTRSMQQASRISKRTGFFLAGDLVEYGYTKEMFLNPQKKETEDYITGKFG; from the coding sequence ATGACAGAACCTATTTTAAAAATCAGCGATTTGTCTGTTTACTATAATGAGAAGAAGGCTTTAAAAAATGTTTCACTGGATTTTTATCCTAATGAAATTACTGCTCTTATCGGTCCTTCTGGCTCAGGGAAATCTACCCTTTTACGAGCTATTAACCGGATGAGTGATCTCAATCCTGAGGTCACCTTAACAGGCTCAATTGAGTACAATGGTCATAATATTTACAGTCCGCGGACAGATACTGTTGAATTGCGCAAAGAAATCGGGATGGTTTTTCAGCAGCCTAATCCATTTCCGATGACAATTTATGAAAATGTTGTCTATGGTTTGCGTTTAAAAGGCGTTAAAGATAAGCAAGTCCTCGATGAGGCCGTTGAAAGTTCTCTTCGGGGAGCTTCGATATGGGAAGAAGTTAAAGACAGGCTGCATGATTCAGCATTGGGACTTTCAGGCGGACAGCAGCAGCGGGTTTGCATTGCTAGGGTTTTAGCCACCAGCGCTAAGGTTATTCTTTTAGATGAACCGACATCAGCTCTGGATCCGATTTCTGCTGGGAAAATTGAGGATACCCTTTACGGACTGCAGGATAAATATACGATGATTGTTGTTACACGTTCCATGCAGCAGGCTTCACGCATTTCTAAACGCACAGGTTTTTTCCTTGCAGGCGATTTAGTTGAATACGGTTATACGAAAGAAATGTTCCTGAATCCGCAAAAAAAAGAAACAGAAGACTATATTACTGGAAAATTTGGATAG
- the pstA gene encoding phosphate ABC transporter permease PstA → MHAKKIDKLATGLLYTIAGIIVAILTSLLLYILVRGLPNVNWQFLTGRSSSYEAGGGIGIQLYNSFFLLVVTLIISVPLSMGAGIYLAEYAKKGPITNFIRTCIEILSSLPSVVVGLFGYLIFVVQFGYGFSIISGALALTVFNLPMMTRNVEDSLRTVHHTQREAGLALGISRWETVLHVVVPEALPGIVTGIVLASGRIFGEAAALIYTAGQSAPALDWSNWNPLSVTSPISIFRQSETLAVHIWKVNSEGTIPDATQVSEGSAAVLLVFILLFNLSARFIGKKLHEKLTSAA, encoded by the coding sequence ATGCACGCTAAAAAAATAGATAAATTAGCCACAGGACTGCTTTACACAATCGCAGGCATTATCGTAGCTATTCTCACTTCTCTTTTGCTTTATATCCTTGTCAGAGGTCTGCCCAATGTTAACTGGCAGTTTCTGACAGGACGTTCTTCTTCGTACGAAGCAGGCGGCGGTATTGGCATTCAGCTCTATAACTCTTTCTTCCTTTTAGTTGTAACCTTGATTATTTCGGTGCCTTTATCGATGGGAGCAGGAATTTATTTAGCTGAATATGCCAAAAAAGGTCCGATAACCAATTTTATCAGAACCTGTATTGAAATTTTATCTTCACTGCCGTCAGTTGTTGTTGGACTTTTTGGCTACCTGATTTTTGTTGTTCAGTTCGGTTACGGTTTTTCTATCATTTCTGGTGCCCTTGCCTTAACTGTTTTTAATCTTCCGATGATGACACGCAATGTTGAAGACAGTCTGCGCACAGTCCATCACACTCAGCGGGAGGCTGGCTTAGCTTTGGGAATCTCACGCTGGGAAACTGTTCTTCATGTAGTCGTTCCTGAGGCACTTCCTGGAATTGTCACAGGTATTGTTCTGGCTTCAGGGCGGATTTTCGGCGAGGCAGCAGCTTTGATATATACAGCAGGACAGTCTGCGCCGGCATTGGATTGGTCTAATTGGAATCCGCTTAGTGTGACCAGCCCGATTTCTATTTTCCGTCAGTCGGAGACTTTGGCTGTTCATATTTGGAAAGTTAACAGTGAGGGGACGATCCCCGATGCCACACAGGTTTCGGAGGGAAGTGCAGCCGTTTTATTGGTCTTTATATTGCTCTTCAACCTGTCTGCACGCTTCATCGGTAAGAAACTTCACGAAAAATTAACATCCGCGGCCTAA